The following coding sequences lie in one Maribacter forsetii DSM 18668 genomic window:
- a CDS encoding SDR family oxidoreductase, translating into MSTTQFGKQGWTPARIKSLKGKTFLITGTTSGTGFESARILLSKGAKVVMVNRNPKKAADTIATLQEELGRAIPVSNIEMDLASLASVKKAADEVLRTVSQIDALLCNAAIAQVPKQTFTEDGFESQLGVNHYGNFLLQALLYPRIEESEGRFVTVGSMGYNMGIKTIQFNDMNWDKNYNPNAVYSQSKLAQMMTVYELQDRLKKAGKTNVKAYACHPGASSTSLIKTSGSLLTRFIWQIMKLTPMVQSAEKGAYPELMCATEPDLDQEAFYGPTGKNYWTGPVGECKLEPHAKDKAVMERLWELSEKETGITWNL; encoded by the coding sequence TAAAGGCAAAACATTCTTAATTACGGGCACTACCAGTGGTACCGGTTTTGAGTCGGCAAGGATACTGTTGTCTAAAGGCGCAAAAGTGGTGATGGTGAACCGTAACCCAAAAAAGGCTGCAGATACTATAGCAACCTTACAAGAAGAATTGGGTAGAGCCATACCGGTAAGCAATATAGAAATGGACTTGGCATCATTGGCTTCCGTAAAAAAAGCCGCAGATGAGGTGCTAAGAACCGTATCACAAATAGATGCTTTGTTATGTAATGCCGCCATTGCCCAAGTGCCCAAACAAACGTTTACCGAAGATGGATTTGAAAGTCAGTTAGGTGTAAACCACTACGGTAATTTCTTATTGCAGGCATTGTTATATCCGCGCATAGAGGAATCTGAGGGGCGTTTTGTAACTGTTGGCAGTATGGGGTATAATATGGGCATCAAGACCATACAGTTTAATGATATGAACTGGGACAAGAATTATAATCCGAATGCAGTTTACAGTCAAAGCAAACTGGCGCAGATGATGACGGTTTATGAATTACAAGATAGATTGAAAAAGGCAGGTAAAACAAATGTTAAGGCATATGCCTGCCACCCAGGTGCTTCATCTACATCGCTTATTAAAACCAGTGGAAGTTTGTTGACCAGGTTCATTTGGCAGATTATGAAACTGACACCAATGGTACAATCGGCAGAAAAGGGGGCGTACCCAGAATTGATGTGTGCTACAGAACCAGATTTGGATCAAGAGGCTTTTTACGGACCAACAGGTAAAAATTATTGGACAGGTCCGGTAGGTGAGTGCAAATTAGAACCGCATGCCAAAGACAAAGCGGTTATGGAAAGGCTTTGGGAGTTATCTGAAAAGGAAACAGGTATAACTTGGAATTTGTAA